One window of the Mycobacterium sp. SVM_VP21 genome contains the following:
- a CDS encoding bifunctional 2-methylcitrate synthase/citrate synthase, whose product MTTAEIRKGLAGVVVDTTSISKVVPETNSLTYRGYPVQDLAAHCSFEQVAYLLWHGELPTDAELALFCQRERAARRADRSLLSLVEKLPENCHPMDVVRTAISYLGAEDAEEDDPSESANFAKALRMFAVLPTIVAADMRRRRGLDPIAPHSHLGYSENFLRMCFGEVPEPVIVQAFEQSMTLYAEHSFNASTFAARVVTSTQSDIYSAVTAAIGALKGSLHGGANEAVMHDMIEIGEPANAAEWLHGKLSRKDKVMGFGHRVYKHGDSRVPTMKAALERVAAARGGQRWLDIYQILEAEMFAATGIKPNLDFPTGPAYYLMGFDIPMFTPLFVMSRITGWTAHIIEQTASNALIRPLSAYSGSPQRVLGAV is encoded by the coding sequence GTGACCACTGCGGAAATTCGTAAGGGACTCGCGGGCGTCGTCGTCGACACCACCTCGATCTCCAAGGTGGTTCCGGAGACCAACTCGCTGACCTACCGCGGCTATCCCGTGCAGGATCTGGCCGCGCACTGCAGCTTCGAGCAGGTCGCCTACCTGCTTTGGCACGGTGAGCTGCCGACCGACGCCGAGCTGGCGCTGTTCTGCCAGCGTGAGCGGGCGGCGCGGCGGGCCGACCGGTCGCTGCTGTCGCTGGTGGAAAAGCTCCCGGAGAACTGCCACCCGATGGACGTGGTACGCACCGCGATCAGCTACCTGGGCGCCGAGGACGCCGAAGAGGACGACCCCTCCGAGTCGGCAAACTTCGCCAAGGCGCTGCGGATGTTCGCGGTGCTGCCGACGATCGTGGCCGCGGACATGCGCCGCCGGCGCGGTCTGGACCCGATCGCGCCGCACAGCCATCTGGGCTACTCCGAGAACTTCCTGCGGATGTGCTTCGGTGAGGTGCCCGAGCCGGTGATCGTGCAGGCATTCGAGCAGTCCATGACGCTGTACGCCGAGCACAGCTTCAACGCGTCCACCTTCGCCGCCCGGGTGGTCACCTCCACCCAGTCCGACATCTACAGCGCGGTCACCGCGGCCATCGGCGCGCTCAAGGGCTCGCTGCACGGTGGAGCCAACGAGGCGGTCATGCACGACATGATCGAGATCGGTGAGCCGGCCAACGCCGCGGAGTGGCTGCACGGCAAGCTGTCCCGCAAGGACAAGGTGATGGGCTTCGGCCACCGGGTGTACAAGCACGGCGACTCCCGGGTGCCGACCATGAAGGCCGCGTTGGAACGGGTCGCGGCTGCCCGCGGCGGCCAGCGCTGGTTGGACATCTACCAGATCCTGGAGGCCGAGATGTTCGCCGCCACCGGCATCAAGCCCAACCTGGACTTCCCGACCGGGCCGGCCTACTACCTGATGGGCTTCGACATCCCGATGTTCACCCCGCTGTTCGTGATGAGCCGCATCACCGGGTGGACCGCGCACATCATCGAGCAGACCGCGTCCAACGCGCTGATCCGTCCGCTGAGTGCCTATTCGGGAAGTCCGCAGCGCGTCCTCGGCGCGGTCTGA
- the prpB gene encoding methylisocitrate lyase has translation MSGLLGSAAVPADKRADFRAGLQSGRLQRLPGAFSPLVAKLVAEIGFEGVYVSGAVLSADLGLPDIGLTTLTEVAGRGAQIAAATDLPTFIDADTGFGEPMSAARTITALEDAGLAGCHLEDQVNPKRCGHLDGKAVVPASEMVKRLRAAVAARRDPNFIICARTDAAGIEGLSSAIDRAKAYADAGADLIFTEALRGPDDFEQFRAAVDVPLLANMTEFGKSELLTAAQLTDLGYNAVIYPVTTLRLAMFAVEVGLREIDTAGTQSGFLDQMQHRSRLYELLRYAEYNQFDDDIFNFTIQGGRR, from the coding sequence GTGAGTGGGCTGCTCGGGTCAGCCGCGGTCCCGGCAGACAAGCGGGCGGACTTTCGGGCCGGGCTGCAATCCGGTCGGCTGCAACGGCTCCCGGGGGCGTTCTCGCCCCTGGTCGCCAAGCTGGTTGCCGAGATCGGCTTCGAGGGCGTCTACGTCTCCGGTGCGGTGCTCTCGGCCGATCTGGGGCTGCCAGACATCGGGCTGACCACGCTGACCGAGGTGGCCGGGCGCGGCGCGCAGATCGCCGCCGCCACCGACCTACCGACCTTCATCGACGCCGACACCGGCTTCGGCGAGCCGATGAGTGCCGCCCGCACCATCACGGCGCTTGAAGACGCCGGGCTGGCCGGCTGTCACCTTGAGGACCAGGTCAACCCCAAGCGGTGCGGGCACCTCGATGGCAAGGCCGTGGTACCGGCGAGCGAGATGGTCAAGCGGCTGCGAGCCGCGGTCGCCGCACGCCGGGATCCGAACTTCATCATCTGCGCTCGCACCGATGCCGCCGGTATCGAAGGGCTTTCGTCCGCGATCGACCGGGCCAAGGCCTACGCCGACGCCGGGGCGGACCTGATCTTCACCGAAGCCCTACGCGGGCCGGATGACTTCGAACAGTTCCGCGCCGCAGTCGATGTCCCGCTGCTGGCCAACATGACCGAGTTCGGCAAATCGGAGCTGCTCACCGCCGCTCAACTGACCGACCTCGGCTACAACGCCGTGATCTATCCCGTCACCACACTGCGGCTGGCGATGTTCGCCGTCGAAGTCGGGCTGCGGGAGATCGACACGGCCGGAACACAATCCGGGTTTCTGGATCAGATGCAGCACCGCAGTCGGCTCTACGAGTTGCTGCGTTACGCCGAGTACAACCAGTTTGACGACGACATCTTCAACTTCACCATTCAAGGAGGCAGACGGTGA
- a CDS encoding MmgE/PrpD family protein — MQLHDVKTRRSADDFPRSEHLAWKIAQVAADPVAVPDDTAAMVINRIIDNASVSAASVLRRPVTVARRQAQAHPSKPGAAVFGIEGSYSAEWAAWANGTAVRELDFHDTFLAAEYSHPGDNIPPLVAVAQQLGLSGADLIRGLATAYEIQVDLVKGICLHEHKIDHVAHLGPSVAAGIGTMLRLDPEIIYQAVGQALHLTTATRQSRKGLISSWKAYAPAWAGKVGIEAVDRAMRGEGAPAPIWEGEDGVIAWMLSGKDHTYQVPLPGPGEAKRAILDTYTKEYSAEYQSQALIDLAKRLRERVGDLSQVATIKLHTSHHTHYVIGTGSGDPQKFDPDASRETLDHSVMYIFAVALEDGSWHHVRSYSPERAHRPETIALWRKISTVEDPEWTRRYHSTDPNEKAFGARAEITMASGEVISDELAIADAHPLGARPFERKQYIAKFTELAEGVVTTAEQERFLAAAEGLAGLSGAQLGELNIVVEPKVLGQAPATPDGIFR; from the coding sequence ATGCAGCTACATGACGTGAAGACCCGCCGCAGTGCCGATGACTTCCCCCGCTCCGAGCACCTCGCCTGGAAGATCGCACAGGTGGCCGCCGACCCGGTGGCCGTTCCCGACGACACCGCGGCAATGGTGATCAACCGGATCATCGACAACGCGTCGGTCAGTGCGGCATCGGTACTGCGTCGGCCGGTGACGGTGGCCCGCAGGCAGGCTCAGGCGCACCCATCGAAGCCAGGCGCTGCCGTCTTCGGCATCGAGGGCAGCTACTCCGCTGAGTGGGCCGCCTGGGCCAACGGCACTGCGGTGCGCGAACTGGACTTCCACGACACCTTCCTGGCTGCGGAGTACTCGCACCCCGGCGACAACATCCCGCCGCTGGTGGCGGTCGCCCAGCAGCTCGGCCTCTCCGGCGCCGACCTGATCCGCGGCCTGGCCACCGCCTACGAGATCCAGGTCGACCTGGTCAAGGGCATCTGCCTGCACGAGCACAAGATCGACCACGTCGCGCACCTCGGCCCGTCGGTGGCAGCCGGAATCGGCACCATGCTGCGGCTGGACCCCGAGATCATCTACCAGGCGGTCGGCCAGGCGCTGCACCTGACCACCGCCACCCGTCAGTCCCGCAAGGGCCTGATCTCCAGCTGGAAGGCCTACGCGCCGGCTTGGGCCGGCAAGGTCGGCATCGAGGCCGTGGACCGGGCGATGCGCGGTGAGGGCGCACCGGCCCCGATCTGGGAGGGCGAGGACGGCGTCATCGCCTGGATGCTGTCGGGCAAAGACCACACCTACCAGGTGCCGCTGCCCGGACCCGGCGAGGCCAAGCGCGCCATCCTGGACACCTACACCAAGGAATACTCCGCGGAATACCAGAGCCAGGCGCTGATCGACCTGGCCAAGCGGCTGCGGGAGCGGGTCGGCGACCTGAGCCAGGTGGCCACGATCAAGCTGCACACCAGCCACCACACCCACTACGTGATCGGCACCGGCTCCGGCGACCCGCAGAAGTTCGACCCCGACGCCTCGCGGGAGACCCTGGACCACTCGGTGATGTACATCTTCGCCGTCGCCCTGGAGGACGGCAGCTGGCACCACGTGCGGTCGTACTCCCCGGAGCGTGCGCACCGTCCCGAGACCATCGCGTTGTGGCGCAAGATCTCCACGGTCGAGGACCCGGAGTGGACCCGGCGCTACCACTCGACCGACCCGAATGAGAAGGCCTTCGGGGCGCGCGCCGAGATCACCATGGCCAGTGGGGAAGTCATCTCCGACGAGCTGGCGATCGCCGACGCCCATCCGCTGGGTGCCCGGCCGTTCGAACGCAAGCAGTACATCGCCAAGTTCACCGAGCTCGCCGAGGGCGTGGTGACCACGGCCGAGCAGGAACGGTTCCTCGCCGCCGCAGAAGGTCTAGCGGGGCTTTCCGGTGCTCAGCTCGGCGAACTCAACATTGTCGTCGAGCCCAAGGTGCTGGGCCAGGCGCCGGCGACGCCCGACGGGATCTTCCGGTGA